One Stigmatopora argus isolate UIUO_Sarg chromosome 20, RoL_Sarg_1.0, whole genome shotgun sequence genomic region harbors:
- the LOC144065593 gene encoding uncharacterized protein LOC144065593: MAIGKKDGYCVKRIFGFRNDLGADGHESVDLEGEVELPQIKEEEPEFPQQQMGDEQRPIKREEDHFSWSLGEFVKREDVLGVASGGAEPANTGTWPLIKEEEPEFPQQCKREEQPPIKNEECVKWSTGEPFKSEDDLGVANIGAELLSGSSTEGWRAENLIAPLSDGNDLLFDDDDVEDVKKNPSGDKLCKCFQCGKTFGKKSSLKTHMRSHTGEKPLSCTVCGKTFTQKGHLTSHARTHTGEKPFSCSVCGKTFTHKGNVKIHTRTHTGEKPFTCSVCGKAFSHKQVLQIHSRTHTGEKPFSCSFCGQRFTRKADLIRHARTHTGEKTFSCSFCGQRFTRKADLIRHARTHTGEKPFSCSVCGKAFSHNESLKIHIRTHTGEKPFSCSVCGKTFKRKGSVTIHTRTHTGEKPFSCSVCGKAFSQKPALQTHTRTHTGKETFSCSVCGKTFSRKRSLNEHLITHTGEQCFPAQSVATDSLQQPN; this comes from the exons atggcgataggaaagaaggatggatattgtgtaaaaaggatttttg gtttcagaaatgatcttggtgctgatgggcatgagtctgttgaccttgaaggggaagttgagctcccccaaatcaaagaggaggagccagagttccctcaacaacaaatgggagacgagcaacgtccaatcaaaagggaggaagatcatttctcctggtcacttggtgagttcgtgaagagggaagatgttctgggcgtggccagtggaggggcggaacctgcaaacacaggaacatggcccctaattaaagaggaggagccagagttccctcaacagtgcaaaagagaagagcaacctccaatcaaaaacgaggaatgtgtcaaatggtcaactggtgagcctttcaagagtgaagatgatctgggcgtggccaacataggggcggagcttctgagcggcagctcaacagaaggatggcgagcagaaaatttaattgctcctttatcagatggcaacgacttgctttttgacgatgatgatgttgaagatgttaagaaaaatcccagtggtgacaaactttgcaaatgctttcagtgtgggaaaacttttgggaaaaagtcttctttgaaaacacatatgaggagccacactggggagaaacccttatcatgtacagtttgtggtaaaacatttacacagaagggacacttaactagtcatgcaagaacacacacaggcgaaaaaccattttcgtgttcagtttgtggtaaaacatttacacacaagggaaatgtaaaaatacacacaagaacccacactggtgaaaaaccatttacgtgttcagtttgcggtaaagccttttctcataagcaagttttacaaatacactcaagaacccacacgggtgaaaagccattttcgtgttcattttgtggtcaaagattcacacggaaggcagACTTAAttcgtcatgcaagaacacacacaggtgaaaaaacattttcgtgttcattttgtggtcaaagattcacacggaaggcagACTTAAttcgtcatgcaagaacccacactggtgaaaagccattttcgtgttcagtttgcggtaaagccttttctcacaatgaatccttaaaaatccacataagaacccacactggtgaaaaaccattttcgtgttcagtttgtggtaaaacatttaaacggaagggaagtgtaacaatacacacaagaacccacacgggtgaaaaaccattttcgtgttcagtttgcggtaaagccttttctcaaaagccagctttacaaacacacacaagaacccacactggcaaagaaacattttcatgttcagtttgtggtaaaacattttccCGTAAGAGAAGCTTAAACGAAcacttaataacccacactggggaacaatgttttcctgctcagtctgtggccacagattcgctacaacagcccaattaa